Within the Oreochromis niloticus isolate F11D_XX linkage group LG14, O_niloticus_UMD_NMBU, whole genome shotgun sequence genome, the region ATTTGTGGAGCCAGTGGACTCCTGTAAGAAAACGAGTGACACAGACATCAATCTGCACTGTAAATGAAGTCTGACAGATGCTCTCACATTCCTTTAAACTCTACTGAAGCAAAGGGAGCTTAACTGCTTCATTCCTGCACTAGACAAAGTAACCAGGCCAGCATGGTGTAACAGATTGCATGCTCTAACCTGCTGAGAGGACAAAGGGGGGTTCGGCTGAAATTAACTTGTCAGGATTCAGTTAAACTGGATTTGGTATGAGCTAATCAGGTTTAAGGTGTGGTTCTCCCAGTTGCAAAAGTAACAAGAAACTTGGACCTGTGTGCTCTGAAATGGAAACGACGTGTTCAGAATGTAAAACCAAGCTTTTAAACACAAAATTTTATTTaagcaaaatgttttattttctttcagctCAGTTACAGGTCAGTCACAAGTACACAGTTGTGAATCATTCCCTCTGAGGactttttctgaaaatcttgcaACGTATTACAAAAAAATTATCATTTTAAGAACATTGAGATAAATATGAGGTTCAGTTTTGTTCAGATCATATTGATCAGTCAGGTCATAGCAGTCCCAATAAAAGGAAAATTCTGTTGGCCAGTATAGAATTAACCAGCCCAACAGATGTATATGTGGCAAACTTAGAAGGCACTTCAATCTCTTTTCTCCTCCTGGCATTGTTGTCACTTTTTGGTACTTTGTACCATGAATACAACACATGCAGGCTCACCGTTTTTGCTATCTGCCGAGTTGCCAGCAGTATTGCAGCCCCTACCAAGAAGCGGCCAGTGCCTAGCGCCAGTGCGCTCGCTGTCATCGTGGGCAAAGGTACGGGCAACATCCCCTCGGGCTCAAACGTCTGCCCcagctgctgattcacccagtacccCGCTGAGGCCCCGGCGCATGTTCCCAGAATGGTGGTCGTATCCGCCCGTGTGGTGCTGTAATGATCCAGCTCTGGGTATATGTAGCAGAGGAAGTAGAACAGTACCAGCACTGCAATGGGGGAGATGGGGCTGTTGAGCTGGAAGTGGTCTATTGTTTCCCAGTAGGGATAGGTGCCCCCTAACAGCACGGCAGAGATCAAGAGCCCACAGATCACATCCTGAAGGCAGAAAGAGAAGAATCACTTATAAACTGAATTCCTAAAAAGATGGGATGCCGCAATGCATCTGCATATCTCATCTACCAGCATTTTTTTCACATAggaaacatatcaaatgtttgaaCTGTGACATTTCACTGTTTCAAGAAAATACTAGCTCATGTTGAATTTGATAGCAGCAACATGTTTCTGAAAAATTGGGAATAAAATGAAACAGCTGTaggaacattttgcaactaattaGGTTACTTGGAAACCGCTCAGTAACACGACTGGTTATAAGAAGAGCGGCTTAGAGAGACAGAGTTTTACCAATCTGCAGAAAACTGCAAATTTCAGAATACTGTTCATCAGACTCTAAATATCTCATCATTTACAATGCATAAAATCATCAAAAGgttctggagaaatctctgtgtgcaagGGACAAAGTGGAAAATCAATATTGGCTACCTGTTTTCATCAGGCATGCATCATCCTCACACAGCACTGCACTAAAAACAGTCAAGATTCTGTCATAGAAATCAATGCATGTGCTCTGGAACACAACAAGTCTTCTCTGGATGAAAACATtgtttaaaatggactgaggcaaagAGGAAAACTGCTCTGTGGTCAGAGAAATTGAAATATGATATTCTTTTTGGGaaaacagaatcatctggctCGTTATCAGCACTCAGTTAAAAAGCTCTGATTGAATGGAGGTGCATTACTGCCTATGGAAGTGGCAGCTTGCACGTCTGGAAAGGCACATCAGTCTTCAAAGGTAAATGCAGGTTTTAGGGCAACACATCTTCCTGTccaaacaatgtttttttcagGGAGGgtcttgcatatttcagcaagacaatgataAATCACATGCTGCATCTATTATAACAGCATGGCTTTGTTTTagagtgtgtgtgcataatTGACTTGCCTGTAACATTTGGCATCAATCCATATGAAATGAGAAATGCAACCCAGGATTGTTGCGCAGCTAGAATGCACTATGCAAACACAGTCCCTGCCCTAACTTGAGATGTGTTggtgccatcaaattcaaagtgAACCagtatttttcacattttcctcagtttaaacatttgaaatgcTTTTTTGCGTTCTATTGTGAAGGAAATAGTTCACGAGGTCTGTAAATCATTGCATTAtgtttgtatttacattttacatagtgccccaccaattttttttttttaagatttggTGTCGTACAACGAATGCATCAggaataaaacagaaagttaCAGGTATTTTTATCTTGACAAAATTCAGATAAGAAGACTTGTCACCTTTGTGTCTACTCTGAAAATATGAGCCTATTGTTAGTGCTCAGTTAGCTCTCCTGATATGATATGTCGGTCATTTTGGAGAAAAATCCGGAGGAAGAGGAGCCACGTCAGTATTTACTGTAGCCATTCACATGCTCTACAGTGATACAATATCACAATATTTACTTTGAATTTATGCAGAAAAATGACAGGAAAATCCAAACTTTAGTGAACACATCAGACTTTTACCAACACTAAAATCAACATGTCTGACAGCTTTAAAGGAGTCCAAGTCTCAGTCTGAGGAAAGCTCCTGTATGACAACTCGTCTGTCTGAGGTGGAGAAAAATACACACTGTAATACACCAGTTCCTCCTGATCTGACCTGGTAATTAATAATAGATTTTAATATCAAATGAAGGAACCTTTTGTCCTCTCACGTGTGTTAATATTTGTTGAATCTGCTGTGGGCTATGAGTCTCATTCATAACCTCTCATTCAAGACTTTATGTACACTTCTTGCAACCTAAGCAAGTAGACCTCTGTTTGTGTCCCCTGTGATGTTTCAGAGGACAGAATTGTGGAGACATGTCTGACTCGGAGTAAATCTGACTGTGTGCACACCGATGCTTTTTCATTAAGGAATGTCTGGAATGAGATGTGTTTGGGCAGAAAGTGAAAGTCTGTGCTATACCCTGCAAAAAAGTTGcaaatgaattattaaagatttaTGGACTGCAGGCATAGGTTAGATCATGTAAAACCTGACCAGgcatatatattatttatgatttacaAGGTGCATTTATGAGGACGTATGGTGTTGTAACAGTGGACGATGGGTAGTTTAACCTTCTTGTActccactgtaaataaagatcAAATTTTACTATGGTGCTGTGCACAAATCTGAATAGTGTGGCCTCTGTGTGACTGACCAGCGTGACATACGCCTCTTGAAACCATGAAAGACGTCAACTACCATTCGATCTCAGTGTGACTGGATATTAGAGTCAGATGTTTTGGGAATTTTCTCACAAGCAAGAAAGCAGATGAGCATATTTCCCGTAATCCCACATTTTAAATGGCTATGGTCTTAATAAATGTGATAAAaaataactgtgtgagtcataAGTGCTGATGCTTCCCATTTAAAAGAAGGCAGCATGAAGTGCCTGCTGAATTTTGAGTCTTGGATCAAAGCCTCAGCCAGACAACTTAACCAGACACAATGAATAATGAATCCCGTGTTGAGCTTTAATGTTTTATACTGtagtatgtgtgcatgtgtgtgtgtgtgtgcgcgagtTGAGAGAATAGCTCACCAAAACCGAATGCATGCCAGTGTAGAGGCGGCTCAGAGACACCAAGGTCGCCAGTGTCACTGCGATGATCAGGCCCACCTCGAACTGGAACTGAGGCACAAAAATACCCACGTTATCAGCAGACATCACAGCGACCGTCGAGCAAAAAGCACTCCCTGATTACATGATAAAAGATTAAATCCATCAGCAGGATGAGGCATGCCTACAATTCTTCCTCGTGCAGTCATCTTTCAAGGAAAAAACCCaagaattgtttttatttggtgCTTTTTGTCCTTCCAGTTTGCCATTAAATCATCCATTCATCAATGCTCCTCATTTGGGCATTTAGCTCGTCTCTGGCAGTTATATAGCCTGCCTAGTTGATGTACTGCCTGTCGCTGCTCCTTTATTCCTCTacagcagggatgtcaaactcattttacattgtgggccacatacagctcACTTTAATCTTCAGTGGGCTGGATGGGCGAAGCTTCCCTTTCTGTCAATGAAAAGAAGTTTTTACTGCACAATTAATTCTTGAGATATTTTAatacaagaaaaagaagtgaaatTGCAACAGCACGTCTCAGTTTTTACACACGATAACGAAATCCTGGTGTAGGAAATGAAGGCCTCTCAGCATGACTGTTTGAGCTTAAAATTGCTTTGGTGTAGTCTAAATGGTCATGGAggaggtctttatcagtagAAAAAGCTGTAACACTTATGAAAGTACAGTTTAAAGTCCAAAATCTCCATCCTTCTTCAAAGCCGTCCAGTGGGCCGaattggagtctttgccaggCCGATTCTGACCCTCAGGCCGTATGTTTGACAACCCTGCTCTACTGTCTCTCCATCTTTTACCTATAGTGGCAGGTTTTGTTTCCTTCGTCCATTTCAATAACAGTGAGAAGAGaggcctccctcctctcctgAGCCCCCTCTTATCCTGCCCTCTGCCTTTTTTCCTGTGTCTGTTCCTGTCCACTGCAGCTGGAAGCCTATTCACTGCTAGTTCATgaagagtattttttttatgaatgGCCACAAAGGATGTCAGGGAGAGGGGGGGGGAAGAGTCACTCTGTGATTGACTgtcgtgacctctgacctgcttGGGGAGAAGTTGCCCCAAGGCCTTGTGGCTATTCAGTGGCCTCTGCAACAGCCTGCTACTCATCTATAGCGATACATGCTCTTTTCTTTCAGGGCATTCCTTGTGGAATTTCGGGACACGTTTAAGGGCTCTACTGTACATGCACATCCCTGGGGTGCTGATCTGATTTCTCTGACCCTGAGAACAGCCACAGCAACAAAGTGTGACACAGAGCTAGCCTAAACGATCCAACCGCAAATCAGTCTGACAGCACCGGAGACTGTAAACTACTAAACTGAAGGGTTTAGCATTCATTCAGCTCCTCAGTCAAACACGCTGCGTGACTAAGACACTCTATGATTGAGCCCCTGATTGTTTTATTGACTGGACAGAGGAGTGGGAAAGATAAAGAGAGGAAGAgtcagaaggaggagggagGTGGAGACGTGGACTGACAGTCATTGACTCAGCGGAGTCCATCAGAAGACCAAACAGCAGCTCGACGGGTGTGGCTGATGGTGACTGATGGTGACTGCTGGCCCCGCCCTTCCCCACCCATTGTCCAACAGCTCAGGCACGACTCTGTGATGGACAGCTGGGCCACTCCCTTCATCCCAAACCGCCATCCTCAGGATCCCAGTGACGACACTTGGATCTGAGAGAAAACGATCATTTAGCTGGGATAACTCAACACCCAATCTTACTGCGGTCCATAAAATCCAATGGCAGTTTAATAGCACTTCTAATTAGAAACCTAGTGTCTGAATTACAGTTCAACATCCACTTAGCCAACACTTCCCAACTCTAATAGCAGATGAAATACATCATCTGTGGTAGGCAATGGTAATGAGCCATGACTATTACAGTTTCAGTAATATTATCTCAATAGTGAATCAAGAAATAGTTTGTAGAACCACACTAAAAACTATCTGATTATGTTATATTCTGATCATCTTGTTGTGTTAGCCCTGGGATGCCCTGTCAAGGGCGTAGCCTGTGACCCCAAGTTTGATGAACATTTAAGAAAAGAGATAAATGTTAGAGCCTGAAGTTATATAAGTTGGTATTTGTCAGGTTTTTCAGCATTGCAGAGCAAGTGCAGAATCTGATAGTAAAATGCTATTTCATTTTCCTCTTTCACATAAGTCCACACGTACAAGGCCTTGAATAATCAGGTCACATATCTTTTCTTGAAGACCTCATAGTCCTGTATCACTCCATTAGAACACTTCGCGCTTAGACTGCTGGTTTATTTGGGGTGCccaggatatttaaaagtagaatgggaggcaaaGCCTTCAGTTTATCGGCTCcacttctgtggaaccagctcccagttccCAACTCTCCCAACTCTCCATTCTGGAGACAGACAAGCtctttacttttaagattaggcttaaaaagTCTTAaaagctggatcaggtgaccctgaatcctcccttaattATAGTGCAATATGCCTAGGTTGCTGGGGGATTACCATGATCCaatgagtgtttcttcttcactcacctttttccCTTTCTATGTGTTTACACATCACTCGGTATCAATTTACACATCATtcttaatcattagttattattaatctctggctctcttccacatcaTGTGTTTTATCCTGTGTCCCTCCCCTCAACCCCAcctgtcacagcagatggccgcccctcccatcgttctgctggaggtttcttcctgttaaaagagagtttttttctttccactgtcgCAAAGTGCTTGCTTAATCCTAATTTTGGGCAGCAAATTTTATGGCAATCCATCAAGCAGATTTTGATACATTTCCCTCAAAGCTGCAGTGTCATGGAAACCCAACAAATTGTATGTGATGTACTTCGGTTTTGTACAGACAAACATTGTAAAGAAGCTCCAGATGGTCATGGCTGAAGTGTAATGTGCATTGACTGTAGTGACTTTGGGGTCTGACAAGTGAAGCTAAACTGGCTTTCTTGCCAGGAGGGGACAACTGGTGTGGTTGCAAAATCAGGAAAGCTCCTGTTGTATACAAGTCTATGTAAAAACACGATTTGGTTTCCTGATGAGCCTATGGGCGCAGGTTTGAACACATATTGAACAGAACATGacattattttgtaaattatggtcccCATAGTTCCCAAAATGTGATAGCGAGAGTGAAATTTACTGGTTGATAGCTTTGTCCTTATTGTTGCTGTGACTCATTTTAGATCTAAGCCAGCTTCATTCGCCCGTGGAAATTCTGGGATGATGTTGAAAACTCAGGAAAGTGAATCTGAGCTAGTTTGGAACATATCATTAAGCTTGCTTGCTGTGTTTCATGTTTCCCTGAATGCTCACCTGTATTCTGGAGGTGGCGCTTAGTAAAAGTGTGAAGGAGATGGCAGTTGCTGCCATGGCATGGGTGGAGGGCAGTCCATATTCTGCGTCCACACGCATCTCCAGCTTGACAACAGGGGGAGAGAAAGGGCGAGGCAGCTTCAGGAGGTCCTTCATCACCTGGCCGACGTACATCACTAACTGCAAACGATAGAGAAGCACAGCTTTAGTAGTGCATTATGGTATCGTGTTGTTGGCTTCAAATGGTATATATCTGCCATCCCTACCTCAATGGTGCATTATTACAATAAAGCAATAAGAAATGCTGCAGAAGTGTACTAAAGTATGCTGTCCACAAAAGCAGAAATTAGATCATAAAATAATGCAAAGAGGAAGCAAGGATCCTACTTTAAAGCTAACCACACAATCTCATAAATAAGTAATCATCGTCCccactcaaaaaagaaaaactgcccTAGAGCAGAGACTCACACTTGTATAAAGTGCAGATGCTGCAGTAGTATGGTAACAAAACCTACTGCAAGAAACAGACGACTGAAGAAAGTAGAGGTTGCTGATGCAGCGTCTCCAGCTGGTATGGTGAGACAGAGGGGTTCTGACACAATGACACAGTCGACGCGAGGTGTGCACGCGTGCTGGGGGGGTGTATCGATGTGTGTGTCCTGCCAAATGTGCTGCCTATTCTCTTTCATGAGATCCCCAGTGGCCCTCGATGGGGCAGCCTGCTCCAGCTCCAGGTTTATTTAAAGCTCTGCCTTGTATATTTAATGAATGGCTGTCTTAGCAAGAAGCAGGGAGGCTAGTTCATGGAGAGGGAGATAGGATACTAATGTATGTGTTTAAGGGAAAGAATAGAGAGGTTGTTATTACCATCTCCACTGACACTGTAATCAGGAAACTCTTGTTACCATGGCAAATGATATAAGAGCACATCTTCTGACCCGCTGTTAGTGCAGCAACTATTTAGAGAAACAGATGCAGATagacacagagaaaaatgaTAGGACCAATTGTGTGAGGACACTGAACATCCGTCTCAATCTTAAACAATATAAATAATGTGCTGGATGAGGATGAAATCAGAGCTTGGACTGATAAAACCTCTTCTTGAGGGTTGCTGTGTTCATAGGTGGGATAGAAAGAGACACAAATCCGTCATGGAGGGTATTTGGTCTCCAAATCtaccaaatcaaatatgtgagCTGCCATCTGTTGTGACCCTTTGTGCCATTCCTAGACTGCAtattatctttttaaaaatcatattgTATGAAGTTTGACTTGGTGAAAGTAGTGAATAAAAGCACAAACCTACTAGGCctgtcacacaggcctagatgCCAGTCTGGGACCCCCCTGGGAACATCTAATCGTATTCTGCAACCAGTTGCGCAG harbors:
- the sgpp2 gene encoding sphingosine-1-phosphate phosphatase 2 isoform X2, coding for MFVWMLVMYVGQVMKDLLKLPRPFSPPVVKLEMRVDAEYGLPSTHAMAATAISFTLLLSATSRIQFQFEVGLIIAVTLATLVSLSRLYTGMHSVLDVICGLLISAVLLGGTYPYWETIDHFQLNSPISPIAVLVLFYFLCYIYPELDHYSTTRADTTTILGTCAGASAGYWVNQQLGQTFEPEGMLPVPLPTMTASALALGTGRFLVGAAILLATRQIAKTVSLHVLYSWYKVPKSDNNARRRKEIEVPSKFATYTSVGLVNSILANRIFLLLGLL
- the sgpp2 gene encoding sphingosine-1-phosphate phosphatase 2 isoform X1 — translated: MELLTYLHDSELVARFQRRCGLFLVESAHLKPERPRGQLVRDRLDHQDSNSNYKYKENGCASRDCGRPRYEVRNWPLHFLFLLSASLGHEIFYITCLPNIHWSVDPFLCRRLLNMWALVMYVGQVMKDLLKLPRPFSPPVVKLEMRVDAEYGLPSTHAMAATAISFTLLLSATSRIQFQFEVGLIIAVTLATLVSLSRLYTGMHSVLDVICGLLISAVLLGGTYPYWETIDHFQLNSPISPIAVLVLFYFLCYIYPELDHYSTTRADTTTILGTCAGASAGYWVNQQLGQTFEPEGMLPVPLPTMTASALALGTGRFLVGAAILLATRQIAKTVSLHVLYSWYKVPKSDNNARRRKEIEVPSKFATYTSVGLVNSILANRIFLLLGLL